In Microbacterium sp. AB, a single genomic region encodes these proteins:
- a CDS encoding DNA-3-methyladenine glycosylase I: MSESNPDRAAVPSLDVVVGEDGLARPRWAAADLLLREYYDAEWGMPVRDEAGLFERLSLEAFQSGLSWAIVLRKRPAFREAFAGFDPDAVATFGGDDVARLLADARIIRNRAKILATIGNARATVALREEGGLAEFVWSHRPAATPAPRRLADIPTTSDESVALSKALKRRGFRFVGPTTIYALMEAVGIVDTHLVGSHRRGASGVWGA; encoded by the coding sequence ATGAGCGAGTCGAACCCCGACCGGGCCGCTGTGCCGAGCTTGGACGTCGTCGTCGGCGAGGACGGTCTGGCAAGGCCGCGGTGGGCGGCGGCGGACCTGCTGCTCCGCGAGTACTACGACGCCGAATGGGGGATGCCCGTTCGCGACGAGGCAGGCCTGTTCGAGCGGCTGAGCCTCGAGGCGTTCCAGTCCGGCCTGTCGTGGGCGATCGTGCTGCGCAAGCGCCCGGCGTTCCGCGAGGCCTTCGCCGGGTTCGATCCCGACGCCGTCGCGACGTTCGGCGGCGACGACGTCGCGCGTCTCCTCGCCGATGCCCGGATCATCCGCAACCGGGCGAAGATCCTCGCGACGATCGGCAACGCCCGCGCCACCGTCGCATTGCGGGAGGAAGGCGGGCTGGCCGAGTTCGTCTGGAGCCATCGGCCCGCGGCGACTCCTGCGCCGCGCAGGCTCGCCGACATCCCGACGACCTCTGACGAGTCCGTCGCCCTGTCGAAGGCCCTCAAGAGGCGCGGGTTCCGCTTCGTCGGACCGACGACCATATACGCGCTCATGGAAGCCGTCGGGATCGTCGACAC
- a CDS encoding ABC transporter ATP-binding protein, with product MSERERTGADEQAELELAEQARLSSGDWDSVAPGKPADFGRSFGRFIGLLRPYAWVFAFVSLLGAIGVVLAVIAPRVLGEATNIVFEGVMSLTLASQFPAGTSQAEVVAGLRAAGQDDMANLVGAMQHFQLGVGIDFDALRVVIVWALVVYVLSSVLQWVQGYVINVIMVRTMFALRERVERKINRLPLAYFDRVQRGELISRVTNDIDNMTQTLQQSLSGALTSLLTVVGVLVMMFSISWQLALVALVALPLIAFVMLGIGPQSQRAFQTQWRKVGRLNSRVEESFSGHALVKVFGREKAMGEAFQEENEELYRAAFKAQFLSGVMMPSMQFIGSLTYVGIAVLGGIMVAGGQLRIGDVQAFVQYSQQFTQPLTELGGMLPVIQSGTASAERVFDLLDQEEEEADDEDAPAAAAGDGVIEFRDVSFSYTPGRPLIADLSFRVEPGQTVAIVGPTGAGKTTLVNLVMRFYELDGGAILLDGQDISELTREDVRSRTGMVLQDPWLFAGTIRDNIRYGRETATDDEIVAAARATYVDRFVRSLPDGYDTPLDEDAANVSAGERQLITIARAFVRRPSVLILDEATSSVDTRTELLLQHAMAALREGRTSFVIAHRLSTIRDADLILVMEHGRLVEQGTHEELIRRAGAYWRLYQSQFEHAAVDLDAEDDAAAASEPEETARG from the coding sequence GTGAGCGAGAGGGAGCGGACAGGAGCCGACGAGCAGGCGGAGCTCGAGCTGGCCGAGCAGGCGCGGCTCTCCTCGGGCGACTGGGACTCGGTCGCGCCCGGCAAGCCCGCCGATTTCGGCAGGAGCTTCGGCCGGTTCATCGGCCTCCTACGACCGTACGCGTGGGTGTTCGCGTTCGTGTCGCTGCTCGGCGCGATCGGCGTCGTGCTCGCGGTCATCGCCCCGAGGGTGCTCGGCGAGGCGACGAACATCGTCTTCGAGGGGGTGATGTCGCTCACCCTCGCCTCCCAGTTCCCCGCCGGGACCTCTCAGGCGGAGGTCGTCGCCGGGCTGCGGGCGGCGGGGCAGGACGACATGGCCAACCTCGTGGGGGCCATGCAGCACTTCCAGCTGGGCGTCGGCATCGACTTCGACGCGCTGCGCGTCGTGATCGTGTGGGCGCTCGTCGTCTACGTGCTGTCGTCGGTGCTGCAGTGGGTGCAGGGCTACGTCATCAACGTCATCATGGTGCGGACGATGTTCGCCCTGCGGGAGCGGGTCGAGAGGAAGATCAACCGCCTGCCGCTGGCCTACTTCGACAGGGTCCAGCGCGGCGAGCTCATCTCGCGCGTCACGAACGACATCGACAACATGACGCAGACGTTGCAGCAGTCGCTGTCGGGTGCGCTCACGTCGCTGCTCACGGTGGTGGGCGTGCTCGTCATGATGTTCTCCATCTCGTGGCAGCTCGCCCTCGTCGCCCTCGTCGCGCTGCCGCTCATCGCGTTCGTGATGCTCGGCATCGGCCCGCAGTCGCAGCGGGCGTTCCAGACGCAGTGGCGGAAGGTCGGGCGGCTCAACTCCCGCGTCGAGGAGTCCTTCTCGGGGCACGCCCTCGTCAAGGTGTTCGGCCGGGAGAAGGCGATGGGCGAGGCGTTCCAGGAGGAGAACGAGGAGCTCTACCGCGCCGCCTTCAAGGCGCAGTTCCTCTCCGGCGTGATGATGCCGAGCATGCAGTTCATCGGGTCGCTGACCTACGTCGGCATCGCCGTGCTCGGCGGCATCATGGTGGCGGGCGGACAGCTGCGGATCGGCGACGTGCAGGCGTTCGTGCAGTACTCGCAGCAGTTCACGCAGCCGCTCACGGAGCTCGGGGGGATGCTCCCGGTCATCCAGTCCGGAACCGCGTCCGCCGAGCGCGTCTTCGACCTGCTCGACCAGGAGGAAGAGGAAGCGGACGACGAGGACGCCCCCGCGGCGGCCGCAGGCGATGGCGTCATCGAGTTCCGCGACGTGTCGTTCTCGTACACGCCGGGGCGCCCGCTCATCGCGGACCTGTCGTTCCGGGTGGAGCCGGGTCAGACGGTGGCGATCGTCGGTCCGACGGGGGCGGGGAAGACCACGCTCGTCAACCTCGTCATGCGGTTCTACGAGCTCGACGGCGGGGCGATCCTGCTCGACGGGCAGGACATCTCGGAGCTGACCCGCGAGGACGTGCGCTCGCGCACGGGCATGGTGCTGCAGGACCCGTGGCTGTTCGCCGGGACCATCCGCGACAACATCCGCTACGGGCGGGAGACGGCGACGGACGACGAGATCGTCGCGGCCGCGAGGGCCACGTACGTCGACCGCTTCGTCCGCTCCCTCCCCGACGGCTACGACACGCCCCTCGACGAGGACGCGGCGAACGTGTCGGCGGGCGAGCGCCAGCTCATCACGATCGCGCGGGCGTTCGTGCGCCGCCCCAGCGTGCTCATCCTCGACGAGGCGACGAGCTCCGTCGACACCCGCACCGAGCTCCTCCTCCAGCACGCGATGGCGGCTCTGCGCGAGGGACGCACGTCGTTCGTCATCGCGCACCGCCTGTCGACCATCCGCGACGCCGACCTCATCCTCGTGATGGAGCACGGGCGCCTCGTGGAGCAGGGGACGCATGAGGAGCTCATCCGCCGCGCGGGCGCGTACTGGCGGCTGTACCAGTCGCAGTTCGAGCATGCGGCGGTCGACCTCGATGCGGAGGACGACGCTGCGGCGGCGTCCGAGCCCGAGGAGACGGCACGAGGATGA